The nucleotide window GATGGAAGGAGCTTTTTCTGGAAAGACTGGTTTTACAGGAGACGCGGGATACTGCTATGTCGGGGCTCTGGAGAAGGATGGAAAAACGTTCATCGTGGCTCTTTTGGCCTGTGGATGGCCAAATAATAAGAGCTATAAATGGAGCGATACCAAGAAGCTGATGGGCTATGGACTGGAGAATTATCAATACCGCGAGATTTATAAGGCGCCGGAGCTTAAGCCGGTACCGGTGTTAAATGGAATACCGGAAAGCGGAGAGCTTACGGACACAGCGGAGATTGGACTCGTAGAGGTAAAGGAAGAGGGGAGCAGATGGGAGCTGCTGATGAAAGAGGGAGAAGAAGTAAAGATTGAACAGACACTGGAGGAGAGCCTTGAGGCCCCTGTGACAGCAGGGCAGACTGTGGGACGGATCGTTTACAGCCTGAACGGTGAAATGGTGGCATCCAGCGAGATCCGCACGGCAGGACGGGTGGAAGCGGTCAGCTTATCTTGGTGTATTTCAAAAATAATTGATAATTTTTTGTTAAATTTCTAAAAACCGTGTCAGCATTCTCAGAATGTGCTATGATAAAAACAACGAAAGTATGTTGTAATGGAACAGTTGGACGATGATACGAGAGAGGGTGTGCATATGTTCGGATACGTGACGATCAATAAGCCGGAGCTTAAGATCAAGGATTTTAAACGATATCAGGGATATTACTGCGGACTGTGCAGAAGTCTTCGCATGCGGTACGGATTTACGGGACAGCTGGCTTTAAATTACGATATGGTATTTCTGGCGGCGCTTCTCACGGGGCTTTACGAGGGCGGAGAGTTTTTGTCCATGAGAAGATGTGCTCTCCATCCGACGGCAAAGCATATGTCGATCCAGAATCCTTATATTGACTATGCGGCGGATATGACGGTCCTTCTGACTTATCACAATCTGCTGGATGACTGGATGGATGACCGGAATGTGGGCTGTCTGGCGGCGGCCCGGATCCTGAGGAAAGACTGTGCGTCTTTAAGAGAAAAATATCCGCGTCAGTGGAACTCCATGGTAGAATATCTGAAGAAGCTTCATGCCTATGAGGAAAAGAAGGGAAAAAGCCTGGATACGGCAGCGAGATTCACCGGAGAGATGCTGGGAGAACTGCTTGTTTTTAAGGAAGATGAATGGGCCGCTTCTCTGAGAAGGATTGGATTCTATCTGGGTAAGTTCATATATTTGATGGATGCGTATGAGGACCTGGAAGAAGATGAAAAGAAAGACCGGTATAATCCTCTCCGTGAAATGAAAGAAAAGGAAGAGTTTGACGTTTGGTGCGGCCAGGTGCTGACCATGATGATGGCGGAATGTTCCAGGGAATTTGAGCGCCTGCCTATTTTAAAGGATATTGATATTTTACGGAATATATTGTATGCTGGTGTATGGACAAAGTACGATATCATAAAAAAGAAGAGAGCAGAAAGAACGGGAGAATAGCATGGACCCTTATAAAGTGCTGGGAGTGGATTCCTCGGCATCCGATGAAGAGATAAAAAAAGCATATAGGAATCTGAGCAGGAAATATCACCCGGATTCCAATGTAAACAGCGCCCATCCGGAAATTGCCGAGGCAAAGTTTAAAGAGGTTCAGCAGGCTTATGAGATCATCATGAAGCATAGGCAGAACGGAGGCAGCGAAAGCTTTGATTCCGGAGGCTATGGCGGAGGCACCTATGGGGGACGGGAATATCAGGATCCCTTCGGCGGCTTTGGGGGGTTCGGAGGCTTTGGCGGTTTCGGAGGTTTCGGAGGCGCTTACGGCGGAAGCAGTCAGCGCCAGAACACTTATCAGAGCGAGACGGACAGCCATCTCCGGGCTGCTGCTAATTATATTAATTCCGCGCACTATAAGGAAGCGCTCAACGTATTGTCAGGAATCAGCAATCGGAATGGGACCTGGTATTATTACCATGCCGCTGCCAATTCAGGACTGGGAAATAATATTGAAGCCATGGAGTCGGCGAAAAAAGCGGTTGAGCTGGAGCCGGACAACCAGCAGTTCCGTACACTGCTCAACCAGCTGCAGTCTGGAGGGAGCTGGTATCAGTCCATGGGAGAAGGCTACGGGCGGAGTATGGGCGGCGCGAGCAATTGGTGCTGCCAGATAATCGCGCTGAATGCCATATTGAATCTGTGCTGCTGCCGGCCTTTCTGATTTTATGGATATGAGAGCGGCAAGCTCATTTTGTCTGTGCCGAAGGGAGGAAGGGTTATGAATCCGATCATTAAAGGAATCCATCATGTGGGCATCAAGCCTGCCAGAAAAGATTTTGAAAAGGTGACGGCGTTTTACACCGGCTTATTGGAGCTTCACCTGGAAAGAAGCTGGACAAAGGAGGGTGCACGGGGGGCGATGGTGTCCGCCGGAGGAGGCAGCTTTATAGAGATCATAGAAGTAGACGATGGTGCAGCTTTATCACCGAACCGATCTGTCCATCTGGCTTTTCATGTATCTGATACGGATGAAATGATATCCCGGGTGCGGAATGCGGGATATGAGATTCTTGTGGAGCCGAAGGATGTCTGTCTTCCGTCGGAGCCTCCTTATTCCATACGGGTAGGATTCTGCAGAGGACCGGCGGGTGAAGAAATTGAGTTTTTCTGTGAGCGGTGACGGCGTCCGGATGGTCCGGGCTTTTTATGAGTTCATACCTTGCCGCACGAAGTGCGCCCGCCCGGAGGGCATGAATTAAGGGATGCCCTTGGGTATGCGATATAGGACTGCTGCGCGGTTTTTGCGCTGCGAGAACGGCACAGCTTTGGCTGCTGCCGTTTTTCATTTCATACCTTGCCGCACAAAGTGCGCCCGCCCGGAGGGCATGAATTAAGGGATGCCCTTGGGTATACCTTTGAATACCTTTCAAACAAGTTTTCTTAATCTGGCTTACAAGGCAAGAGGAAATCCGATTCCATCCAGGCGGCTCGCTGGCAGCCGTAACCAGAATCTTTACGGCCTCCAGTCGGTTCTTTCCAACTGACATGGATAAATCGATATTTTTCCATGTCAGATTCCAACAAAAATCCGCATGATATGCGATTTTTGCCTCCCTGCGGCCGGGAAAATTCTGCTAACGCCTTTGCGGCGCTCCCCTTACGATGGAATCGAATCATTCCTCTTGCTCTTTCTTCCGCACCGAAATAAGCGCTCATTTGCCTCGAAAGCCATTGAGGCAGTCCACCGCAGCCCGCTGCCGTAAGGCGCGCGGGCCGTGTGGATATCCGATTCTTTTCTGGAATCAATGAAACGAAAATCATCCAGATTGGTGCGGCAGGCAGGGCACCGGCAGAAGGATTCCGGGGCGGCCTAAAGGTGAGCGCCGCAGGGCAGCGGCCGGTGTTCCCCAGGCGGAAGGAGACAGAAACGGAAATACCGATTCCGTTTCTGAGTGAACAGGAGATGGGAACTCATAAAGATTTCCCGTCGACATGTGAGCGGTACTCCTGGAGCGGGGATAAGGCGGCTCCTGCATCGCCAGCGAACCGAAATCGTGACGGTCCGGAACTTCTGCCGGTGTCTAACTGGGGCTTGGCCGGAGCTTATTAAGAATGATTCCAAAAAGTGTTTTGTATCATACCCAAGGACTTCTCAATACTCAAGTTTGTATTTTGAAACATAGAAAGTGTTATTTCTTTGTGATAAGCTCCTAAATTGTGACAAAACTCTTAAATAATTCTTGATAATTTATTGCCTTTAAGATATAATTAAAATCGGCAGAAAATTGTTTTACTTTTAAATAAATGAAAATGGAGGACTGCAAAATGAGTAATTTATCAACAGGAAAAGCAAGCGAGAGAATCGCTGGCTTACTTGACGCTCAGAGCTTCGTGGAAATCGGCAGTTATGTAACAGCCCGAAGCACTGATTTTAATTTGCCGGAAAAAGAGACGCCGGCAGATGGCGTTATTACCGGTTACGGTACGATCGACGGTAATCTGGTGTATGTGTACAGTCAGGACGCTTCCGTGCTTGGCGGTTCCATGGGCGAGATGCATGCGAAAAAGATTTCTAATGTATACGCTCTGGCTATGAAGATGGGAGCACCGGTCATCGGTCTCGTTGACTGTGCCGGACTCAGGCTTCAGGAAGGAACGGACGCTTTGCAGGCGTTTGGAGAGCTTTATAAAAACCAGACGGATGCTTCCGGTGTGATTCCTCAGATCACGGCTGTTTTCGGAACCTGCGGCGGCGGTATGGGCGTAGTGCCGGCCCTTACGGATTTTACTTTCATGGAGAAGGAAAAGGCCAGGCTGTTTGTAAACGCTCCCAATGCGCTGGACGGCAATATCGTGTCAAAGTGCGATACGGCTTCCGCGGCTTACCAGAGCGAAGCAATCGGCTCTGTGGACGTTGCGGCGGCGGAGTCTGAGATTTTTGAAGAGATTCGGACCCTTATTTCCGTTTTACCTGCAAACAATGAGGACGATATGTCCTACGATGAATGTACAGATGACTTAAACCGCGTATGTGACGGACTTGAAAACTGTGCGGGAGATACCTCCATTGCCCTGTCCATGATTTCAGACGACAATTTCTTCTTCGAGACCAAGAGGGAATACGCAAAGGAAATGGTCACCGGTTTTATCCGCCTGAACGGCACCACGGTAGGGGCGGTAGCAAACCGTTCCGAAATCTGTGATGAAGAGGGAAAAGCCGTTTCGACCTTTGATAATGTGCTGACAAGCGCCGGCTGCAGAAAAGCTGCGGAGTTTGTGGAGTTCTGTGACGCATTCAGCATTCCGGTTCTGACACTTACCAATGTAAAAGGCTATAAAGCCGATATGCATCAGGAGAGAAAGATTGCGAAAGCGGTGGCGGATATGACTTATGCGTTTGCCAATGCCACAGTGGCAAAAGTAAATGTGATCGTAGGGGCTGCCTATGGAAGCGCTTATGTCGCGATGAACAGCAAATCCATCGGCGCAGATGTCGTGTTCGCATGGCCGGATGCTTCCGTCGGTATGATGGATGCCACCAGCGCTGCAAGGATCATCTATGCGGATGAGATTGAAAAAGCAGACAACGGGGCTGCGCTTTTGGCGGAGAAAGCCAAGGCATATGCAGAGCTCCAGTCCAGCGCGCTGTCCGCGGCGAAGAGAGGCTATGTGGACAATATCATCGATGCTCAGGATACAAGGAAATATGTGATCGGCGCATTTGAGATGCTTTTCACCAAAAGGGAAGAGCGCCCGGCCAAAAAACACGGAACAGTCTAAAAATGAGGTGAGCATATGAGCTTAAGTAATATTTTTGCAGACGCCCTTTCCAATACGCTTCTCGGTATGGGGACGGTGTTCGTCGTATTGATCATCATCATCCTGGTGATCATGCTGATGAGCAAATGTGTCCGTTCTTACGAGAACAGAGGAAAAGAGGCTTTGGAAGCACCGAAGGCTGCGGCTCCGGTTATGCCGGCTGCGCCTGTGGAAGAGGAAGAAGTTACGGATGATCTGGAATTAGTCGCGGTTATCACTGCAGCCGTGGCGGCATCTGCGGGAACTTCCACCGATGGTTTTGTAGTACGCTCCATCAAGAGAGCACAGCATAGAAATTGGTAAAATAAGAATTCAGGAGGAAATCATAATGAAAAATTATACAATTACAGTAAATGGTGTGGCATATGATGTGACAGTGGAAGAAGCAGGCGCAGGAAGCGCACCGGCAGCGGCTCCTAAGGCGGCTCCGAAAGCAGCTCCCAAGGCGGCTCCGGCAGCGGCTCCGAAAGCAGCACCGGCAGGCGGCGCGGGCAGCATTCAGGTAAAAGCGGGCGCGGCCGGAAAGGTCTTCAAACTGGAAGCCAGCGTAGGACAGGCGGTAAAAGCAGGAGATCCTGTCGTTGTCATTGAGGCAATGAAGATGGAAATTCCCGTTGTGGCACCCGAGGACGGCACCGTGGCCAGCATTGACGTGGCAGTCGGCGACGAGATTGCGGCAGGCGCAGTTTTGGCGACCCTGAACTAATCACTCATTTCCATTGTTTCTGGAAACGAATTCATCTTACAATGCGAAATGGGAGGTAGCGCAATGAATATTTTTGATACGTTAGGGAACCTGCTGGGGCAGACTGCGTTCTTAGGCCTCGAATGGGGAAACTACCTGATGATTGTAGTTGCCTGTGCGTTCCTTTATCTGGCGATCGCGAAAGGGTTTGAGCCCCTTCTTCTCGTTCCGATTGCCTTTGGTATGTTGCTCGTTAATATTTATCCGCCGATCATGGAAGAGGGAGGCCTTCTGAACTACTTTTTCAAGCTGGATGAGTGGGCGATCCTGCCGTCCTTAATCTTCATGGGGGTAGGCGCGCAGACCGATTTCGGTCCGCTGATCGCGAATCCAAAGAGCTTCCTTTTGGGAGCGGCCGCTCAGTTCGGCATCTATGCCGCGTATATCGGCGCGATGCTTCTTGGCTTTGGTGACAAAGCGGCTGCAGCTATCGCTATTATCGGCGGCGCCGACGGCCCTACGTCCATCTTCCTGGCCAACAAGCTGGGACAGCAGGCGATTCTCGGACCGATCGCAGTGGCGGCATATTCCTATATGTCCCTGGTGCCGATCATCCAGCCGCCTATCATGAAGCTCCTTACCACAGAAAAAGAGCGGAAAATCAAGATGGAGCAGCTTCGTCCGGTATCCAAACTGGAAAGAATCCTGTTCCCAATCATCGTAACTATCGTTGTCTGCATGATTCTGCCCTCTACAGCGCCGTTAGTCGGTATGCTGATGCTCGGCAACCTGTTTAAGGAATCCGGTGTGGTAAGACAGCTGACAGAGACTGCTTCCAACGCCATGATGTATATCGTAGTCATCCTGCTTGGTACTTCTGTTGGCGCGACCACGAGTGCATCTGCATTCCTCAATGTGGCTACTTTAAAGATCGTCCTGCTCGGACTGATCGCGTTCGCGTTCGGTACGGCGGCAGGA belongs to Qiania dongpingensis and includes:
- a CDS encoding DUF5685 family protein, with the protein product MEQLDDDTREGVHMFGYVTINKPELKIKDFKRYQGYYCGLCRSLRMRYGFTGQLALNYDMVFLAALLTGLYEGGEFLSMRRCALHPTAKHMSIQNPYIDYAADMTVLLTYHNLLDDWMDDRNVGCLAAARILRKDCASLREKYPRQWNSMVEYLKKLHAYEEKKGKSLDTAARFTGEMLGELLVFKEDEWAASLRRIGFYLGKFIYLMDAYEDLEEDEKKDRYNPLREMKEKEEFDVWCGQVLTMMMAECSREFERLPILKDIDILRNILYAGVWTKYDIIKKKRAERTGE
- a CDS encoding J domain-containing protein; its protein translation is MDPYKVLGVDSSASDEEIKKAYRNLSRKYHPDSNVNSAHPEIAEAKFKEVQQAYEIIMKHRQNGGSESFDSGGYGGGTYGGREYQDPFGGFGGFGGFGGFGGFGGAYGGSSQRQNTYQSETDSHLRAAANYINSAHYKEALNVLSGISNRNGTWYYYHAAANSGLGNNIEAMESAKKAVELEPDNQQFRTLLNQLQSGGSWYQSMGEGYGRSMGGASNWCCQIIALNAILNLCCCRPF
- a CDS encoding VOC family protein, producing MNPIIKGIHHVGIKPARKDFEKVTAFYTGLLELHLERSWTKEGARGAMVSAGGGSFIEIIEVDDGAALSPNRSVHLAFHVSDTDEMISRVRNAGYEILVEPKDVCLPSEPPYSIRVGFCRGPAGEEIEFFCER
- a CDS encoding acyl-CoA carboxylase subunit beta, which translates into the protein MSNLSTGKASERIAGLLDAQSFVEIGSYVTARSTDFNLPEKETPADGVITGYGTIDGNLVYVYSQDASVLGGSMGEMHAKKISNVYALAMKMGAPVIGLVDCAGLRLQEGTDALQAFGELYKNQTDASGVIPQITAVFGTCGGGMGVVPALTDFTFMEKEKARLFVNAPNALDGNIVSKCDTASAAYQSEAIGSVDVAAAESEIFEEIRTLISVLPANNEDDMSYDECTDDLNRVCDGLENCAGDTSIALSMISDDNFFFETKREYAKEMVTGFIRLNGTTVGAVANRSEICDEEGKAVSTFDNVLTSAGCRKAAEFVEFCDAFSIPVLTLTNVKGYKADMHQERKIAKAVADMTYAFANATVAKVNVIVGAAYGSAYVAMNSKSIGADVVFAWPDASVGMMDATSAARIIYADEIEKADNGAALLAEKAKAYAELQSSALSAAKRGYVDNIIDAQDTRKYVIGAFEMLFTKREERPAKKHGTV
- a CDS encoding OadG family transporter subunit; this translates as MSLSNIFADALSNTLLGMGTVFVVLIIIILVIMLMSKCVRSYENRGKEALEAPKAAAPVMPAAPVEEEEVTDDLELVAVITAAVAASAGTSTDGFVVRSIKRAQHRNW
- a CDS encoding biotin/lipoyl-containing protein, coding for MKNYTITVNGVAYDVTVEEAGAGSAPAAAPKAAPKAAPKAAPAAAPKAAPAGGAGSIQVKAGAAGKVFKLEASVGQAVKAGDPVVVIEAMKMEIPVVAPEDGTVASIDVAVGDEIAAGAVLATLN
- a CDS encoding sodium ion-translocating decarboxylase subunit beta, which codes for MNIFDTLGNLLGQTAFLGLEWGNYLMIVVACAFLYLAIAKGFEPLLLVPIAFGMLLVNIYPPIMEEGGLLNYFFKLDEWAILPSLIFMGVGAQTDFGPLIANPKSFLLGAAAQFGIYAAYIGAMLLGFGDKAAAAIAIIGGADGPTSIFLANKLGQQAILGPIAVAAYSYMSLVPIIQPPIMKLLTTEKERKIKMEQLRPVSKLERILFPIIVTIVVCMILPSTAPLVGMLMLGNLFKESGVVRQLTETASNAMMYIVVILLGTSVGATTSASAFLNVATLKIVLLGLIAFAFGTAAGVLLGKLMCKLSGGKINPLIGSAGVSAVPMAARVSQKVGAEADPTNFLLMHAMGPNVAGVIGTAVAAGTFMAVFGVK